One genomic segment of Propionispora vibrioides includes these proteins:
- a CDS encoding TetR/AcrR family transcriptional regulator codes for MNGKDIDRARPERRDAAENRQRILNTALKLFEQNGVEQVSMNQIAAEAQIGPGTLYRRYRNKSELCLDLIKDNIVLLFDIIDEYLEKNRNDPPGQRLKGILHLFIRFREKRAQLISGVEESPATNSLKSSKRSPLHEDLHQLFVALFDEMNADKQGHNHPNSSFKADMLLVALSKDSYLFQRHVRDYTPEMFLEQLCLTFID; via the coding sequence ATGAATGGAAAAGATATAGACCGCGCTCGTCCCGAACGTCGTGATGCGGCGGAAAACCGTCAGCGAATATTGAATACGGCGCTTAAGTTGTTTGAACAAAATGGTGTTGAACAAGTTAGCATGAATCAAATTGCCGCTGAAGCACAAATCGGTCCCGGAACCCTCTATCGCCGTTATAGAAATAAAAGTGAATTATGTCTAGATTTAATTAAAGATAATATTGTCCTTCTTTTTGACATTATTGATGAATACCTGGAGAAGAACCGGAATGATCCTCCGGGTCAACGGCTTAAAGGAATACTTCACTTGTTTATCCGTTTTAGAGAGAAACGGGCACAATTGATTAGCGGGGTTGAGGAGTCCCCTGCAACCAACTCACTTAAATCCTCTAAGCGAAGCCCCTTGCATGAGGACTTGCATCAATTATTTGTGGCACTATTTGATGAAATGAATGCTGACAAACAAGGGCATAATCATCCGAACAGCAGCTTTAAAGCGGATATGCTGTTGGTGGCTTTAAGTAAAGATTCCTATTTGTTTCAAAGACATGTACGTGATTATACGCCCGAGATGTTTTTGGAACAACTCTGCTTGACGTTTATTGATTGA
- a CDS encoding AraC family transcriptional regulator translates to MIITDSGQMIDQDIKSNFPIKIRRTEYREHGAFLKKHWHEEFMIFYIEKGTAIIHCNSQPIPVKAGDLVVINPTDIHYLESCCNHLIESYIIIDLSFLLSYKEDVCQTKYITPLLENHIYFQNKIENDEDLVRQVTNLIGEYEQKKFGYELMIKAEAYHILVSLLRRHTVRVTNEVKNRQQHQLRLLLEYIDNHYQQKITLKELAAMANVTPHHLCRLFKSIIGMPPIEYINQLRINEAKRFLQQHHLKVGEVAQLVGFSDSNYFSRIFKKYNHISPTNMQKDYHNY, encoded by the coding sequence ATGATTATCACAGACAGCGGTCAAATGATTGATCAGGATATAAAAAGTAACTTTCCAATAAAAATAAGACGTACAGAATATCGTGAGCATGGAGCTTTTTTAAAAAAGCATTGGCATGAAGAATTTATGATTTTCTACATAGAAAAGGGAACGGCTATTATTCATTGTAACTCTCAGCCGATCCCGGTTAAGGCAGGAGACTTAGTCGTTATCAATCCCACCGACATTCATTATTTAGAAAGCTGTTGCAACCATCTTATCGAATCCTATATTATTATTGACCTTTCCTTCCTGCTAAGTTATAAAGAAGACGTCTGTCAGACTAAATATATTACTCCTTTATTAGAAAATCATATTTATTTCCAAAATAAGATTGAAAATGACGAAGATCTTGTTCGTCAGGTCACAAACTTAATTGGTGAATATGAACAAAAAAAATTCGGCTACGAGTTAATGATTAAGGCTGAAGCCTATCATATTCTTGTTTCACTATTGCGGCGGCATACCGTTCGTGTCACTAACGAAGTAAAAAACAGACAGCAGCACCAATTACGTCTACTATTAGAATATATCGATAACCATTATCAGCAAAAAATCACCTTGAAAGAATTAGCCGCAATGGCTAATGTAACTCCCCACCATCTTTGTCGGCTGTTTAAAAGCATCATCGGTATGCCGCCCATTGAGTACATCAATCAGCTACGTATCAATGAGGCGAAAAGATTCCTGCAGCAGCATCATTTGAAAGTCGGTGAAGTGGCTCAGCTTGTTGGGTTTAGCGATAGCAACTATTTTAGCCGTATATTTAAAAAATATAATCATATCTCACCTACAAATATGCAGAAAGATTATCACAACTATTGA
- a CDS encoding Gfo/Idh/MocA family protein, which yields MEKVRIGIIGCGGIANNKHMPSLTKCDAMCELVAFCDIIEEKAVKTANKFAPNAKIYTDYRELLANEDVDVVHVCTPNISHCQITIDAFEAGKHVLCEKPMAHTTEDAEKMIRAWKKSGKKFTIGYQNRFRPEVQMLKKCVNNGDLGEIYYGKAHAVRRRAVPNWGVFMDKEKQGGGPLIDIGTHALDITLWMMNNYEPVSVSGTTFYKLGTMPEATEGNMWGPWDYTKYKVEDSAFGFVKMKDGSLINIEASWALNVLESREASTTLCGTKAGAEIRSGMSHPVDNLIFNRGRAGMLVEESLTAKGNIAYFEGVNAPPGVLEARQWLTAIIEDKEPLVKPEEALVVTKVLDAVYQSAREGKEIIFK from the coding sequence ATGGAGAAGGTTAGGATTGGAATTATCGGTTGCGGTGGTATCGCAAACAATAAACACATGCCGTCACTTACAAAATGCGATGCAATGTGTGAATTGGTTGCATTTTGCGACATTATTGAAGAAAAAGCCGTTAAAACAGCAAATAAGTTCGCACCCAATGCAAAGATTTATACTGATTACCGTGAATTACTGGCAAATGAAGATGTAGATGTCGTACATGTATGTACGCCCAACATATCACATTGCCAGATTACAATTGATGCATTTGAAGCAGGCAAACATGTGTTGTGCGAAAAACCTATGGCGCATACTACGGAAGATGCGGAAAAGATGATTAGGGCGTGGAAGAAGTCAGGTAAAAAATTTACGATTGGCTATCAAAATAGGTTTAGGCCTGAAGTTCAGATGCTGAAAAAATGCGTTAACAATGGAGATTTGGGTGAAATCTACTATGGAAAAGCACATGCTGTTCGAAGAAGAGCAGTTCCTAACTGGGGCGTGTTTATGGATAAAGAGAAACAGGGGGGCGGTCCTCTTATTGATATTGGCACCCATGCGCTTGATATTACTCTCTGGATGATGAATAATTACGAGCCTGTAAGTGTTTCAGGTACTACTTTTTATAAACTGGGTACTATGCCTGAGGCTACTGAGGGGAATATGTGGGGCCCCTGGGATTACACTAAATATAAGGTGGAGGATTCTGCCTTTGGTTTTGTTAAAATGAAAGATGGTTCACTCATTAACATTGAGGCATCATGGGCATTAAACGTACTTGAATCAAGGGAAGCTTCAACGACGCTGTGCGGTACAAAAGCAGGGGCGGAAATCCGCTCAGGTATGAGTCATCCTGTGGATAATTTGATTTTTAACCGAGGCAGGGCAGGAATGTTAGTGGAGGAATCATTAACTGCAAAAGGCAATATTGCCTATTTTGAAGGGGTAAATGCACCGCCGGGGGTTTTAGAGGCCAGACAGTGGCTTACAGCAATTATTGAAGACAAGGAACCATTGGTAAAGCCTGAGGAGGCACTTGTAGTTACTAAAGTTCTTGATGCAGTTTACCAATCGGCAAGAGAAGGAAAAGAAATCATCTTTAAATAA
- a CDS encoding amidohydrolase family protein → MIIDAHVHIATSEDENPRARVENVIRKMDQNGIDKVVCFPFASGIGKQKKMAELIRPYEDRFIPLAFINPNDADAKEQLLYCLDELGFKGMKLHPWFGNFSVGNIELLRPLFEILNERELYTVIHCTSEDYRVHPLMFERLGNTFPRVIIQMAHMGEVMAGEYAIEVAKRVPNVYLDTAITSFMAVVHVLEQCPDKVFMGCDYPFYQFEMEIQKQRLAAEDLNDYEGMKKLMGGNFSRVFHLDEK, encoded by the coding sequence ATGATTATAGATGCACATGTACATATAGCAACATCAGAGGATGAAAATCCAAGAGCTAGAGTGGAGAATGTAATTAGAAAAATGGACCAAAATGGAATTGATAAGGTTGTCTGCTTTCCTTTTGCATCAGGAATCGGAAAACAGAAAAAAATGGCAGAGCTTATTCGGCCTTATGAAGACCGTTTCATTCCACTGGCTTTTATTAATCCCAATGATGCGGATGCAAAAGAACAATTGTTATACTGTCTGGACGAATTAGGATTTAAGGGAATGAAACTTCACCCGTGGTTTGGAAATTTTAGTGTAGGAAATATTGAATTATTAAGACCTCTTTTTGAAATTTTAAATGAAAGGGAACTTTATACGGTTATTCACTGCACATCTGAGGATTACCGTGTACATCCGTTGATGTTTGAACGCCTTGGCAATACATTTCCCAGGGTGATTATTCAGATGGCACACATGGGAGAGGTTATGGCTGGTGAGTATGCCATTGAAGTGGCTAAACGAGTTCCCAATGTTTATTTAGATACTGCAATTACCTCTTTTATGGCGGTGGTTCATGTACTGGAACAGTGTCCGGACAAAGTATTTATGGGATGTGATTATCCATTTTACCAGTTTGAAATGGAGATTCAAAAACAGAGGTTGGCAGCCGAAGATTTAAATGATTATGAGG
- a CDS encoding C-glycoside deglycosidase beta subunit domain-containing protein: protein MLDNYLVRLDSLENVYKDSKVVGFKFAARNANYRGVFLSLHNGYYIKMDGIVYPREKQKFEINGQPPRDFEEIKKAVVEHWDYDDEGIIYVEKKGGLPSGKHILEFQQSVLAAYGYMPTDEEWVKNPPVPGSGAGSDKTVSIVTFELELNEGGLQHV, encoded by the coding sequence TTGTTAGATAATTATCTTGTTAGGCTTGACAGTCTGGAAAATGTATATAAGGATAGCAAGGTCGTCGGTTTTAAATTTGCAGCCAGAAATGCAAACTATAGAGGTGTTTTTCTCTCGCTGCATAATGGCTATTATATAAAAATGGATGGAATCGTATATCCAAGAGAAAAACAGAAATTTGAAATTAATGGACAGCCACCTCGCGATTTCGAGGAGATAAAGAAGGCAGTTGTTGAACACTGGGACTATGATGATGAAGGAATAATCTACGTTGAGAAAAAGGGAGGATTGCCCTCGGGTAAACATATTTTAGAGTTCCAGCAATCCGTCTTGGCGGCTTACGGATATATGCCGACAGATGAAGAATGGGTTAAAAATCCACCGGTCCCCGGGTCAGGAGCCGGTTCAGACAAAACAGTATCCATTGTTACTTTTGAGCTGGAATTGAATGAAGGAGGTCTACAACATGTATGA
- a CDS encoding MFS transporter: MNRKFIYLLSLAHLSNDITIGALPAILPYFVSQYGMDYSAVAGLMFASCFLSSVVQPAFGWLADRQSRTWYISLGVLLSGVAMGMAGLFKNYWAIFTVITLSGIGSAIFHPEAARLVNAVSGNKRGTALSIFSVGGNSGFAIGPVLAVAAITLFSMKGTAVLCVVAIIMALILMILVPKMKAEIAQATVSGNGMAEKATRQEKNGRNDWDAFIKLTLLIVCSSIVVCGLRSFIPLYWIAVLGLSEAAGGSALTLLFTLGVVTTLIGGMLADKFGYLKVVQISYALLALMVALLSQTTNAVIGYILMVPIGFAMFSPFSSVVVLGQSYLARSIGFASGVTLGLSFSVGGIVVPLIGWFADKNGLTATMELLTMFAVLAVVFSFFLPKPEIAPKTEMAK; the protein is encoded by the coding sequence TTGAATAGAAAATTTATTTACTTATTATCATTGGCACATTTATCTAACGATATTACTATTGGGGCCTTACCGGCTATCTTACCTTATTTTGTTTCCCAGTATGGCATGGATTATAGTGCAGTGGCAGGCCTAATGTTTGCTTCCTGCTTTTTATCGTCTGTGGTGCAGCCGGCGTTTGGCTGGTTGGCAGACCGGCAATCGCGAACCTGGTACATATCGTTAGGGGTTTTGCTATCTGGGGTAGCTATGGGAATGGCCGGACTGTTTAAGAATTACTGGGCTATTTTTACAGTAATAACGCTTAGTGGAATCGGCAGTGCCATTTTCCATCCGGAAGCGGCGCGACTGGTTAACGCGGTTTCAGGCAATAAAAGAGGAACGGCATTAAGTATCTTCTCAGTTGGCGGTAATAGCGGGTTTGCCATTGGACCTGTGCTGGCTGTTGCGGCTATTACGCTGTTTAGTATGAAAGGTACCGCGGTATTATGTGTTGTGGCAATTATAATGGCATTGATATTAATGATTCTTGTTCCAAAGATGAAAGCAGAAATTGCTCAAGCAACCGTCTCAGGAAACGGTATGGCTGAAAAGGCTACCAGGCAAGAAAAAAATGGCAGGAATGACTGGGATGCATTTATAAAACTAACCTTATTGATTGTATGCAGTTCCATAGTTGTCTGCGGATTAAGGAGTTTTATTCCGCTTTATTGGATAGCTGTTTTGGGACTTTCCGAGGCAGCCGGGGGCTCTGCATTAACACTGCTGTTTACACTTGGGGTAGTGACGACATTAATTGGAGGAATGCTGGCAGATAAGTTTGGCTATTTGAAAGTTGTTCAGATAAGTTATGCACTTTTGGCACTAATGGTTGCACTTTTATCGCAGACAACAAATGCAGTAATCGGGTATATACTAATGGTGCCGATTGGATTTGCCATGTTCTCACCCTTTAGCTCAGTTGTTGTTTTGGGTCAAAGTTACTTAGCACGCAGTATTGGCTTTGCTTCCGGCGTTACCCTGGGGCTTTCGTTCAGTGTCGGTGGCATAGTTGTTCCGCTGATTGGCTGGTTTGCTGATAAGAATGGCCTGACGGCTACGATGGAACTGCTGACAATGTTTGCCGTGCTTGCTGTCGTATTTTCCTTCTTTTTGCCAAAACCGGAAATAGCACCAAAAACAGAAATGGCTAAATAG
- a CDS encoding MFS transporter, producing MSTTDEAKSRFSNPFIALKHKNFRYYWIGMCVSLIGTWMQNIAQPWLAYTLTNSPFLLSLIGILQFTPMLLLALFAGVIVDKASKKKILIFTQSASLVITLILAILVWTGKIQYWHILLMATAMGIVNTIDMPSRQALVIELVGKEDLMNGIALNSMAFNLARIIGPAVAGLVMGYVGLAACFFINSISFAAVLASLYLIKLKPAEIKPQNNSDVWEEIKDGLTYIYHKDSLLYTIIILTIVGTFAPNFNVLVPVFAKEVLHQNEAGFGILMSFLGAGSFLGAMFIATLSKSGPKKFIIYGVPFIIAMALIVTGYIDVYLLTGLSLAVTGFFFIMFTSSANSTLQLNSSNEYRGRVMSVYTLVFAGTTPFGNFYAGLFAEHFNARVGFAACGMIIIVLMLLLYMCVWKKRIF from the coding sequence ATGAGCACTACCGATGAGGCTAAAAGTAGATTCAGTAATCCTTTTATAGCACTAAAACATAAAAATTTCCGATATTATTGGATCGGGATGTGTGTTTCCTTAATCGGTACCTGGATGCAAAATATAGCGCAACCATGGTTAGCCTATACTTTAACTAATTCCCCGTTTCTGTTAAGTTTAATTGGAATACTTCAATTTACGCCCATGTTGTTACTGGCCTTGTTTGCAGGAGTTATTGTAGATAAAGCTTCCAAAAAGAAAATTTTAATATTTACTCAATCAGCTTCACTGGTCATTACGCTAATCCTTGCCATTTTAGTATGGACAGGGAAAATCCAATATTGGCATATCTTGCTTATGGCTACCGCCATGGGAATTGTTAATACGATTGATATGCCGTCGCGGCAGGCCCTGGTTATCGAGCTTGTGGGTAAGGAAGATTTAATGAATGGAATTGCCTTAAACTCTATGGCCTTTAATTTGGCAAGAATTATCGGTCCTGCAGTTGCGGGGCTGGTTATGGGATATGTCGGCCTGGCGGCTTGTTTTTTTATAAATTCCATTAGCTTTGCAGCAGTCTTGGCAAGTTTATATCTTATTAAATTAAAGCCGGCAGAAATAAAGCCTCAAAATAATTCTGATGTATGGGAAGAAATTAAAGATGGCCTTACATACATTTATCATAAGGATAGTCTTTTATATACGATAATCATCTTGACTATAGTAGGTACGTTTGCTCCGAATTTTAATGTGCTCGTTCCTGTTTTCGCCAAGGAAGTACTGCATCAAAACGAGGCAGGCTTTGGCATTCTTATGTCCTTTTTGGGAGCGGGATCATTTTTAGGCGCCATGTTCATCGCTACCTTAAGTAAATCAGGCCCTAAAAAATTTATTATTTATGGTGTACCTTTTATTATCGCTATGGCGTTAATTGTTACTGGTTATATTGATGTTTACTTATTGACCGGACTGTCTCTGGCAGTTACGGGTTTCTTTTTTATTATGTTTACTTCCAGTGCGAATTCAACGTTACAGCTTAATTCAAGCAATGAATATCGTGGCAGAGTCATGAGTGTATACACGTTGGTCTTTGCCGGAACCACACCGTTTGGAAATTTTTACGCCGGATTATTTGCGGAACATTTTAATGCAAGAGTAGGCTTTGCGGCTTGCGGTATGATCATCATTGTGCTTATGCTTCTTTTATATATGTGTGTGTGGAAAAAAAGGATTTTTTGA
- a CDS encoding Gfo/Idh/MocA family protein, whose protein sequence is MNLKYAVIGYGFIGRRHVKTLKSFAESDCVAVCDINPLRLKEVKELYPEIAVYDNADQLFDKTDVDGVIIAANNNQHKDLVIKAARAGKHIICEKPVAMSVRDLDEMVAEVEKAGVTFTVHQQRRFDKDFRSVKECYDQKMVGDIYIIKSSLYGFNGNMHDWHVFKEEGGGMLYDWGVHLIDQILYMVNSRLISVYADIRNVINKEVDDYFKIILRFENRVTAEIELGTYILSDRPNWFERHWYVGGNKGSMYADKFDPSGKIVRTTRLLENVPGDQEKSTASYGPTRSFGIPEPGLLIVEDIPQVDCEQMDYFTNYFKAIKGEEEFLVKIPEVRRVLSVMEACWKSARTMKSVDFE, encoded by the coding sequence ATGAATTTAAAATATGCGGTAATTGGATACGGATTTATTGGCAGAAGGCACGTAAAGACTTTAAAAAGTTTTGCAGAATCAGATTGTGTGGCTGTGTGTGATATTAACCCATTAAGGCTCAAAGAAGTTAAAGAATTATATCCTGAAATTGCGGTCTATGATAATGCCGATCAGTTATTCGATAAAACAGATGTTGATGGTGTTATCATAGCTGCAAATAATAATCAGCACAAGGATTTGGTTATTAAAGCAGCAAGAGCAGGAAAGCACATAATTTGCGAAAAGCCGGTTGCTATGTCTGTAAGAGATTTAGATGAAATGGTAGCAGAAGTAGAAAAAGCAGGAGTTACATTTACTGTACATCAGCAGAGGAGATTCGATAAAGATTTTCGAAGTGTCAAAGAGTGCTATGACCAAAAAATGGTGGGTGATATTTATATCATTAAGAGCTCGCTTTATGGATTTAATGGCAATATGCATGATTGGCATGTATTTAAGGAGGAAGGAGGAGGTATGCTCTATGATTGGGGTGTGCATTTAATAGACCAGATTTTATATATGGTGAATAGCCGTTTGATTTCTGTATATGCAGACATACGTAATGTAATTAATAAAGAAGTAGATGACTATTTTAAGATTATTCTTAGATTTGAAAACCGGGTAACCGCTGAGATTGAGCTTGGAACATATATTCTTTCTGATCGTCCGAACTGGTTTGAACGCCATTGGTATGTGGGAGGCAATAAGGGAAGTATGTATGCCGATAAATTTGATCCCAGTGGGAAAATTGTCCGTACAACAAGGCTTTTAGAAAATGTGCCGGGAGATCAGGAAAAATCAACGGCTTCTTATGGCCCGACACGTTCTTTTGGCATACCGGAGCCGGGGCTGCTTATTGTTGAGGATATTCCCCAGGTGGATTGTGAGCAGATGGATTATTTTACAAACTATTTTAAAGCAATAAAAGGTGAAGAAGAGTTTTTAGTAAAGATACCGGAAGTCAGACGGGTGCTTTCTGTTATGGAAGCATGCTGGAAATCTGCCAGAACAATGAAGAGTGTTGATTTTGAATGA
- a CDS encoding AraC family transcriptional regulator, giving the protein MRLIENRYLGFNPFRFDFKTKTDEQQWEKFHAHQGLEFLYIYQGYGSMIIDQKIFQIKPKTLICFQPFQLHKINISINQQCPYIRTMLLFSPESVDQFLKPFSSLYSLFKYLYKGKLQQPLFDISNNHKIPELLFEFNQRSKIVKLNNMREEFILFLISFLQGLRDVIPQNSEKISSPNRYLRHIEKALDWIEAHYKEEFILDQLASDLHLSSYHISHLFREEMNCTISEFITVRRIKEACLLLSSTDLSIQTIGKLVGLKSDSYFSYLFKKNIGMTPKQYRTSLKDFFMNVDSDSSGNIHSSVKLT; this is encoded by the coding sequence ATGAGACTAATTGAAAATAGATATCTTGGTTTTAATCCATTTAGATTTGATTTTAAAACCAAAACCGATGAGCAGCAGTGGGAAAAATTTCATGCTCATCAAGGCTTGGAATTCCTGTATATTTATCAAGGATATGGAAGTATGATCATTGATCAAAAAATTTTCCAAATTAAACCTAAAACTCTAATTTGTTTCCAACCCTTTCAACTGCATAAAATCAATATTTCTATAAACCAGCAATGTCCATATATTAGAACCATGCTTTTATTCTCTCCTGAATCTGTAGATCAATTTCTCAAGCCATTCTCTTCTCTTTATTCTCTTTTTAAATATTTATATAAAGGAAAACTCCAGCAACCATTGTTTGATATAAGCAATAATCATAAGATACCTGAGTTACTATTTGAATTTAATCAAAGATCAAAAATTGTAAAATTAAATAACATGCGTGAGGAATTTATATTATTCTTAATTTCATTCTTACAAGGTCTAAGAGATGTAATTCCTCAAAATTCAGAAAAAATTTCATCGCCAAATAGATATTTGCGACATATAGAAAAGGCTTTGGATTGGATTGAAGCACATTATAAAGAAGAGTTCATACTTGATCAGCTTGCTTCAGATCTGCATCTATCTTCCTACCATATTTCTCATCTATTTCGAGAAGAGATGAACTGTACAATTTCAGAATTTATAACTGTTAGAAGGATAAAAGAAGCATGTTTACTATTATCTTCAACCGATTTATCTATTCAAACAATAGGCAAATTAGTAGGGTTGAAAAGTGATTCTTATTTTTCATATTTGTTTAAGAAGAACATTGGAATGACTCCAAAACAATATCGGACATCGTTAAAAGATTTTTTTATGAATGTAGATTCCGATTCATCTGGCAATATACATTCATCTGTTAAGCTGACTTGA
- a CDS encoding sugar phosphate isomerase/epimerase family protein, translated as MYEIKRGVSFYSYQQTQFFKQLDLEGQIREVTTNLDGADGIEILDEQSLRRYPNPTEEFIEQWHVWLDKYKAVPVTMDVFMDVLQFRDHVMTYHECAERLKGDIRLAKRLGFKNVRTLSTVPIEIIIEALPVAEELDIRVGKEIHNPIPLNGTYVDEIVEYVNRTGTKHLGIIPDMGIYQYQPSEVALEWMIRHGASRASTEVLTEACLDIRANKGPLGSMDLSLASAGNVEVNFRKYLNTGVIEKYFKEPFDAVVALTNSRIKSPTKMDYEVVLQALLYSRTKPEDMGVVMPYIISIHGKFLNMTEIPGQPGEYEDKSIDYDGPISFLKKAGYKGYINSEYEGQRRFQDLPYEQLADEIDQVRKHQKMLKRLIEQ; from the coding sequence ATGTATGAAATAAAGCGAGGTGTATCTTTTTATAGTTACCAGCAAACGCAGTTTTTCAAACAATTGGATTTAGAAGGACAGATCCGGGAAGTTACAACAAACCTGGATGGGGCAGACGGCATTGAGATACTTGATGAACAATCTCTTAGAAGATATCCCAACCCCACCGAAGAATTTATTGAACAATGGCATGTATGGCTTGATAAATACAAAGCGGTTCCGGTAACAATGGACGTTTTCATGGATGTATTGCAGTTTCGCGATCATGTGATGACATATCATGAGTGCGCTGAAAGGTTGAAGGGAGATATTCGATTAGCTAAAAGACTTGGGTTTAAAAATGTAAGAACTTTGTCCACTGTCCCTATAGAAATAATTATTGAGGCATTGCCTGTTGCAGAAGAACTCGACATTAGAGTGGGAAAAGAAATACACAATCCAATTCCTTTGAATGGAACGTATGTTGATGAAATCGTTGAATATGTAAACCGGACAGGGACAAAACATTTAGGAATTATTCCTGATATGGGAATCTATCAATATCAACCTTCTGAGGTAGCACTAGAGTGGATGATCCGCCATGGCGCAAGTAGAGCTTCTACCGAAGTTCTAACTGAGGCATGCCTTGATATTCGGGCGAATAAAGGTCCTTTGGGTAGTATGGATCTGTCACTGGCGAGCGCCGGTAATGTTGAAGTGAATTTCCGGAAATATCTAAATACCGGTGTGATAGAAAAATACTTCAAAGAACCATTCGATGCGGTAGTGGCGTTAACTAACTCAAGAATAAAGAGTCCAACTAAAATGGATTATGAAGTTGTGCTCCAAGCGTTGCTGTATTCCCGCACTAAACCTGAAGATATGGGAGTTGTAATGCCATACATTATCAGTATACATGGGAAATTTTTAAACATGACCGAAATCCCTGGTCAGCCAGGAGAATATGAGGATAAATCCATTGACTATGATGGCCCTATTTCTTTTCTGAAAAAGGCTGGATATAAAGGCTACATCAATTCGGAGTATGAAGGACAGCGCAGATTCCAGGATCTGCCGTATGAACAACTGGCAGATGAGATTGATCAAGTACGTAAACACCAAAAGATGCTGAAGCGATTAATCGAACAATAA
- a CDS encoding RNA recognition motif domain-containing protein: MSKTLYVGNLPWQTTEDDLADVFRQHGTVISSRIVTDRDTGRARGFGFVEVDDADAEKMVEAMNDTELGGRRVVVNEARQRQG, encoded by the coding sequence ATGTCGAAAACTCTTTATGTCGGGAACTTACCTTGGCAAACAACTGAAGATGACCTTGCGGATGTCTTTCGGCAGCACGGCACGGTCATATCTAGTAGAATTGTTACTGACAGGGACACAGGTAGGGCAAGAGGGTTTGGTTTTGTTGAAGTGGACGATGCGGATGCTGAGAAAATGGTGGAGGCAATGAATGACACTGAATTAGGCGGACGACGTGTTGTAGTGAATGAGGCTAGGCAAAGACAGGGCTAA
- a CDS encoding CTP synthase C-terminal region-related (seleno)protein, producing MIKVGIIGDFDENKPSHEATNKALQHCAKYLQLDLEFMWLPTVALEGDIKKDICGFDAFWCAPGSPYHSFKGAINAIRFARENNYPFIGTCGGFQHAIMEYAQNVLGIAEVNHEEYNPDASTFFISALSCSLLGTTRKIYLKEGTKIQKIYGEAEIEEQYNCNFGLNVHFQDTFDKSGLRVAGVDTNGEVRVFELSPHRFYVATLFQPQLSSTPQTPHKLIVEYLLETQKFHNEHK from the coding sequence ATGATAAAGGTAGGAATTATTGGAGACTTCGATGAAAATAAGCCTTCCCATGAAGCTACTAATAAGGCATTACAGCATTGTGCAAAATATTTACAACTAGACTTGGAATTTATGTGGTTACCGACTGTAGCTTTAGAAGGGGACATTAAAAAAGATATTTGCGGTTTTGATGCATTTTGGTGTGCACCCGGAAGTCCCTATCACAGTTTTAAAGGAGCAATAAACGCGATACGTTTCGCAAGAGAAAATAATTATCCTTTTATCGGTACTTGCGGCGGGTTTCAGCATGCAATTATGGAATATGCGCAAAATGTATTGGGAATAGCTGAAGTCAATCATGAAGAATATAATCCAGATGCTTCCACTTTCTTTATTTCAGCTCTGTCTTGCTCACTTTTAGGAACAACAAGGAAAATATACTTAAAGGAAGGAACCAAAATCCAAAAAATTTATGGGGAAGCTGAAATTGAGGAGCAATACAATTGTAATTTTGGTCTGAATGTTCATTTTCAAGATACTTTTGATAAAAGTGGCCTTCGTGTGGCAGGAGTCGATACCAACGGTGAAGTCAGAGTTTTTGAATTGTCCCCCCATCGATTTTATGTTGCAACACTTTTTCAGCCGCAGCTTAGTTCAACGCCTCAAACCCCTCATAAATTAATTGTAGAATATCTACTGGAAACTCAGAAGTTTCATAATGAGCACAAGTAA